A region from the Bactrocera dorsalis isolate Fly_Bdor chromosome 1, ASM2337382v1, whole genome shotgun sequence genome encodes:
- the LOC125775384 gene encoding putative nuclease HARBI1 isoform X1, with amino-acid sequence MDTIMLHLSDSDNEDENCIQIRRERRNLRNNSKDILEMDDYNFFKNFRINKAAFIYILEEYENVCGNDKRQGSLSPKIKLAACLRFFATGNYQHCVGKDFNINVAQSTFCGILEEVLNSLEYRLCSRWISIYMNENEELESKTFFFAKSKIPGVTMAVDGTHIKIMAPTRDKHLYYNRKGFSSLNVMIVCDHKMQIRYVNAKYPGSSHDSHIWDLSDIKTISATNYRRGNANLILGEKPLIKVRSPNKNVRIKGDKGYPLQPWLITPFREPITCLRKRRFNTYHAKGRIVVEKTIGLLKSVFRCLCSERGLHYAPYKAARIVNFCCALHNIRLHFNSNENFNEPHLDISENEYSNNDDNDLNDMPSDEANRIRETFLDMF; translated from the exons atggatACAATCATGTTACATTTAAGTGATAGCGATAATGAGGatgaaaattgtatacaaattcGTCGCGAGCGCAGAAATTTGCGGAATAATTCAAAAGACATATTGGAAATGGATGATTATAA tttcttcaaaaattttcgcATCAACAAAGcagcatttatatacattttagagGAATACGAAAATGTATGTGGAAATGATAAGAGACAAGGTTCTCTTTCTCCGAAAATAAAACTTGCTGCATGCCTGCGCTTCTTTGCCACAGGCAACTATCAGCATTGTGTTGGAAAGGACTTCAACATAAATGTGGCCCAATCGACATTCTGTGGAATATTAGAGGAAGTTCTAAACAGTCTTGAGTACAGACTATGTTCACGGTGGATTTCTATTTACATGAATGAAAACGAAGAATTGgaatcaaaaacatttttttttgccaagtcAAAAATTCCGGGTGTGACAATGGCAGTTGATGGAACTCACATAAAGATAATGGCTCCAACGAGAGATAAACATCTTTATTATAATCGCAAAGGATTCTCAAGTTTGAACGTTATGATA GTGTGCGACCACAAAATGCAAATACGCTACGTTAATGCAAAATATCCTGGCAGTAGTCACGATTCTCATATATGGGATTTGAGTGACATAAAAACTATCAGCGCAACCAATTATCGGAGAggaaatgcaaatttaatattagGTGAGAAACCATTGATAAAAGTACGTTCACCTAATAAAAATGTACGCATTAAAGGAGACAAAGGGTATCCTCTTCAACCATGGCTCATAACTCCATTTAGAGAACCAATCACATGCCTCAGAAAAAGAAGGTTTAATACGTATCATGCTAAAGGCCGAATAGTTGTTGAGAAAACAATAGGATTATTAAAATCAGTATTTCGTTGCCTttgcagtgaacgaggactACATTACGCACCATATAAAGCAGCGCGTATTGTTAATTTCTGCTGTGCATTGCATAATAttcgtttgcattttaattctaacgaaaattttaatgagcCACACCTGGATATATCTGAAAATGAATATTCAAACAATGATGACAATGATTTAAATGATATGCCTTCCGACGAAGCAAATAGAATAAGAGAAACTTTTTTAGATATGTTTTAG
- the LOC125775467 gene encoding uncharacterized protein LOC125775467, whose protein sequence is MDNLDKRQKHTNKKQFEVLISEMKLHPDIAKGFSQRAPGELNHFWEEISNKLNAVGPPIKDRTGWKKVWTDFKFATKKKMVKNAKQISRTGGGPFSQISLSALEEEVSVILSLNASVEGLKGITSFGCSKENIPDEIPTTSTPRKRPVESIYSQPDIDLIETSYMTPGQTIESNADADVFCTPHKKSKINKMGLLTEQINIQKKMEENVSKLLATLIKHQKDYIQEQSDTNRWLRKLSENEKDKLKEMKRHNAVMEKIAFDKLETKKKILELELEHLNNP, encoded by the exons ATGGataattt agATAAGAGACAAaaacacaccaacaaaaaacaatttgaagtGTTAATAAGTGAAATGAAGCTGCACCCCGACATAGCGAAAGGATTTTCGCAAAGAGCACCAGGCGAATTGAATCATTTTTGGgaagaaatttcaaacaaattaaacGCAGTAGGTCCCCCAATCAAGGACAGAACTGGATGGAAGAAG GTTTGGACAGATTTCAAGTTTGCGACGAAGAAAAAAATGGTcaaaaatgcaaagcaaattTCAAGAACAGGAGGTGGGCCCTTCAGCCAAATTTCTTTAAGTGCACTGGAAGAGGAAGTGAGTGTTATTCTATCACTCAATGCATCAGTGGAGGGATTAAAGGGCATTACAAGTTTTGGATgctcaaaagaaaatattccggACGAAATACCAACAACAAGTACTCCCCGCAAAAGACCAGTTGAGTCAATTTATTCCCAGCCTGACATTGACTTGATTGAAACGTCATATATGACTCCTGGCCAGACCATAGAATCTAATGCAGATGCTGATGTGTTCTGTACCCCACAtaaaaagagtaaaataaacaaaatgggtCTTCTTAcagaacaaataaatattcaaaaaaagatGGAGGAAAATGTATCTAAATTGTTAGCCACGCTCATTAAACATCAAAAAGACTATATCCAAGAACAGTCCGACACAAACAGGTGGCTTAGGAAACTAAGTGAAAATGAGAAGGataaattgaaagaaatgaaGCGACATAATGCTGTCATGGAAAAAATAGCCTTTGATAAAttggaaaccaaaaaaaaaattctagaaCTGGAACTTGAACATTTAAATAATccataa
- the LOC125775384 gene encoding putative nuclease HARBI1 isoform X2: MDTIMLHLSDSDNEDENCIQIRRERRNLRNNSKDILEMDDYNFFKNFRINKAAFIYILEEYENVCGNDKRQGSLSPKIKLAACLRFFATGNYQHCVGKDFNINVAQSTFCGILEEVLNSLEYRLCSRWISIYMNENEELESKTFFFAKSKIPGVTMAVDGTHIKIMAPTRDKHLYYNRKGFSSLNVMIVCDHKMQIRYVNAKYPGSSHDSHIWDLSDIKTISATNYRRGNANLILGDKGYPLQPWLITPFREPITCLRKRRFNTYHAKGRIVVEKTIGLLKSVFRCLCSERGLHYAPYKAARIVNFCCALHNIRLHFNSNENFNEPHLDISENEYSNNDDNDLNDMPSDEANRIRETFLDMF; encoded by the exons atggatACAATCATGTTACATTTAAGTGATAGCGATAATGAGGatgaaaattgtatacaaattcGTCGCGAGCGCAGAAATTTGCGGAATAATTCAAAAGACATATTGGAAATGGATGATTATAA tttcttcaaaaattttcgcATCAACAAAGcagcatttatatacattttagagGAATACGAAAATGTATGTGGAAATGATAAGAGACAAGGTTCTCTTTCTCCGAAAATAAAACTTGCTGCATGCCTGCGCTTCTTTGCCACAGGCAACTATCAGCATTGTGTTGGAAAGGACTTCAACATAAATGTGGCCCAATCGACATTCTGTGGAATATTAGAGGAAGTTCTAAACAGTCTTGAGTACAGACTATGTTCACGGTGGATTTCTATTTACATGAATGAAAACGAAGAATTGgaatcaaaaacatttttttttgccaagtcAAAAATTCCGGGTGTGACAATGGCAGTTGATGGAACTCACATAAAGATAATGGCTCCAACGAGAGATAAACATCTTTATTATAATCGCAAAGGATTCTCAAGTTTGAACGTTATGATA GTGTGCGACCACAAAATGCAAATACGCTACGTTAATGCAAAATATCCTGGCAGTAGTCACGATTCTCATATATGGGATTTGAGTGACATAAAAACTATCAGCGCAACCAATTATCGGAGAggaaatgcaaatttaatattag GAGACAAAGGGTATCCTCTTCAACCATGGCTCATAACTCCATTTAGAGAACCAATCACATGCCTCAGAAAAAGAAGGTTTAATACGTATCATGCTAAAGGCCGAATAGTTGTTGAGAAAACAATAGGATTATTAAAATCAGTATTTCGTTGCCTttgcagtgaacgaggactACATTACGCACCATATAAAGCAGCGCGTATTGTTAATTTCTGCTGTGCATTGCATAATAttcgtttgcattttaattctaacgaaaattttaatgagcCACACCTGGATATATCTGAAAATGAATATTCAAACAATGATGACAATGATTTAAATGATATGCCTTCCGACGAAGCAAATAGAATAAGAGAAACTTTTTTAGATATGTTTTAG